In the Hordeum vulgare subsp. vulgare chromosome 7H, MorexV3_pseudomolecules_assembly, whole genome shotgun sequence genome, one interval contains:
- the LOC123409780 gene encoding pre-mRNA-splicing factor syf2, translating into MGKSEPECVNSSNPAHECNDYCLHKIAEAKRRLLEEAPDSWTRAPEDRTVHPDCINASNPYHDCSEYCFKKIANANAAAERGEPEKPAGGSGKSEVAPEQADGDDDSGRQEDAAVADDGYPQMTEKQKKLFELQLKMNEARKANQQAMVAEKKRMEPRGESRGVSKEKWLEDRKKKIGKLLDSNGLDMSKSYMLDTQDMAEAKYKKWEKEPAPHGWDVFNQKTLYDAYKKRTKNIEVDMDAYNRAKDTDPEFYREASSLQYGKVSRVAEPNIDRMVNELKERDEKRKAFSRRRKFNEDKDVDSINDRNEHFNKKIERAFGKYTLEIKNNLERGTALPD; encoded by the exons ATGGGCAAGTCGGAGCCGGAGTGCGTCAACTCGTCGAACCCGGCCCACGAGTGCAACGACTACTGCCTCCACAAGATCGCCGAGGCCAAGCGCCGCCTCCTCGAAGAAGCCCCCGACTCGTGGACGCGGGCCCCGGAGGACCGCACCGTGCACCCTGACTGCATCAACGCCTCCAACCCCTACCACGACTGCTCCGAGTACTGCTTTAAGAAGATTGCCAACGCCAACGCAG CGGCGGAGCGTGGGGAGCCAGAGAAGCCTGCTGGAGGTTCTGGCAAATCGGAAGTCGCTCCGGAGCAggccgatggtgatgatgattctGGGCGGCAGGAGGACGCTGCCGTCGCAGATGACGGTTACCCGCAGATGACCGAAAAGCAGAAGAAGTTGTTTGAGCTGCAGCTTAAGATG AATGAAGCTAGGAAGGCGAATCAGCAGGCGATGGTTGCGGAGAAGAAGAGGATGGAGCCCCGCGGTGAGAGCAGAGGTGtatccaaggagaagtggttggaAGACAGgaaaaagaagatcgggaagctgctTGATTCGAATGGCCTGGACATGTCGAAGTCTTACATGCTTGATACACAGGATATGGCAGAAGCAAAATACAAGAAGTGGGAGAAGGAACCTGCACCACATGGCTGGGATG TTTTCAACCAGAAAACCTTGTATGATGCATACAAGAAGAGGACCAAAAACATAGAAGTCGACATGGATGCATACAATAGAGCAAAAGACACCGATCCTGAATTCTACCGTGAGGCTTCAAGTCTTCAATATGGGAAG GTGTCTAGGGTGGCGGAACCAAACATCGACCGAATGGTTAATGAGCTCAAGGAGCGGGACGAGAAGCGGAAGGCCTTCAGCAGGAGGCGCAAGTTCAACGAAGACAAGGACGTTGACTCGATCAACGACCGGAACGAGCACTTCAACAAGAAGATCGAGAGGGCCTTTGGCAAATACACGCTCGAAATCAAGAACAATTTGGAAAGGGGGACCGCCTTGCCAGATTAA